The following are from one region of the Rhipicephalus microplus isolate Deutch F79 chromosome 1, USDA_Rmic, whole genome shotgun sequence genome:
- the LOC142807327 gene encoding uncharacterized protein LOC142807327 isoform X2: MQSFTCILGFFLLPALLAGAADLTRHTPPGLKCTLSPTTCPVCPEDVPSDVCEYGFVARVSALTPFHKAGRRDLCARLRLMSVLVGPEDVVSRSPVVSLKEGCKCTAALNAEDQFYVLLKEVPGVYATKPTELVLDSNVTVLPYTFEQSRALHRQLTECRTAQKRSDYGYGGDYAAPSYSAPSYAAPSYAAPSYAMPSYAAPSYAAPAYSAPMYSAPAPSYSAPAYAAPMYSAPAYSAPSYSAPAYAAPMYSAPAPSYSAPAYSAPSYSAPAYSAPSYSAPSYSAPSYSAPAYSAMSYSAPSYSAPAYSAPSYSAPAYSAPSYSAPAYSAPSYSAPAYSAPSYSAPAYSAPSYSAPAYSAPSYSAPAYSAPSYSAPAYSAPSYSAPAYSAPAYSAMSYSAPSYSAPAYSAPSYSAPAYSAPSYSAPAYPAPSYSAPAYSAPSYSAPAYSAPSYSAPAYSAPSYSAPAYSAPSYSAPAYSAPSYSAPSYSAPSYSAPAYSAPSYSAPAYSAPSYSAPAYSAPSYSAPAYSAPSYSAPAPSYSAPAYSAPSYSAPSYAVVSYSAPSYSAPSYSAPAYSAPAYSAPAPSYSAPAYSAPSYSAPAYSAPSYSAPAYSAPSYSAPAPSYSAPAYSAPAYSAPAPSYSAPAYSAPAYSAPAPSYSAPAYSAPAASYSAPAYSAPAYSAPAYSAPAPSYSAPAYSAPAYSAPAPSYSAPSYSAPAYSAPAPSYSAPAYSAPAYSAPAYSAPSYSAPAPSYSAPATYAPASYSAPSYAPPAYSAPSYAAPSYSAPTYAPASYSAPSYAPPAYSAPAYSAPAYSAPAYSAPAYSAPAYSAPAYSAPADNYAADDSYSGAGSYPASSVSYTYVTYMPPTYSGVKGYEGKQKKGTRYGGFAATIRYDPTYEPNPGYKAPGWYVPHVKKYLARKRRDLTLPRSAHYDALGGNEGMANPITALLTHYFSPEALRGYQYATRINYGPPRPSYFSGADDEFYRGTRGYGGYGSLSF, translated from the exons CCGGTCGGCGGGATCTGTGCGCACGGCTGAGGCTCATGTCTGTGCTCGTTGGACCTGAGGATGTGGTCTCCAGGAGTCCCGTGGTGTCCCTCAAGGAAGGATGCAAGTGCACAGCAGCCCTTAATG CCGAGGACCAGTTCTACGTGCTGCTCAAGGAGGTGCCGGGCGTCTACGCCACCAAGCCGACGGAGCTGGTTCTGGACTCCAACGTGACCGTGCTGCCGTACACGTTCGAGCAGTCCAGGGCGCTCCACCGCCAGCTGACCGAGTGCAGGACGGCACAAAAGCGAAGCGACTACGGCTACGGCGGAG ATTATGCCGCGCCGAGCTACTCGGCCCCAAGCTATGCTGCACCAAGTTACGCCGCCCCGAGCTACGCTATGCCAAGTTATGCAGCTCCGTCATACGCTGCCCCCGCCTATTCCGCCCCTATGTACAGCGCACCGGCACCAAGCTATAGCGCACCAGCATACGCCGCACCTATGTACAGTGCTCCCGCCTATTCCGCCCCTAGCTACAGTGCCCCAGCCTATGCCGCCCCTATGTACAGCGCACCGGCTCCTAGCTACAGTGCTCCCGCGTATTCTGCTCCTAGCTACAGTGCCCCTGCGTACTCCGCTCCTAGTTACAGTGCTCCGTCATACTCAGCCCCGAGTTACAGTGCCCCGGCTTACTCGGCCATGAGTTACAGCGCACCTAGCTACAGCGCACCCGCTTACTCTGCCCCTAGCTACAGCGCCCCCGCTTACTCGGCCCCCAGTTACAGCGCCCCCGCCTACTCTGCTCCAAGCTACAGCGCCCCCGCCTACTCTGCTCCAAGCTACAGTGCCCCTGCTTACTCTGCTCCCAGCTACAGTGCCCCTGCTTACTCTGCACCCAGCTACAGTGCTCCCGCCTACTCTGCTCCCAGCTACAGTGCTCCCGCTTATTCTGCCCCTAGTTACAGTGCCCCCGCTTACTCTGCACCTGCTTACTCCGCCATGAGTTACAGCGCACCTAGTTACAGCGCTCCTGCCTACTCTGCCCCTAGTTACAGTGCTCCTGCCTACTCTGCACCAAGCTACAGTGCCCCTGCTTACCCTGCACCCAGCTACAGTGCCCCTGCTTACTCTGCACCCAGCTACAGTGCCCCCGCCTACTCTGCACCCAGCTACAGTGCCCCCGCCTACTCTGCCCCCAGCTACAGTGCCCCCGCTTATTCGGCACCTAGCTACAGCGCCCCCGCCTACTCTGCACCCAGCTACAGTGCCCCCTCTTATTCTGCACCTAGCTATAGTGCCCCCGCTTACTCTGCACCCAGCTACAGTGCTCCTGCTTATTCTGCCCCTAGTTACAGTGCCCCCGCCTACTCTGCACCCAGCTACAGTGCTCCTGCATACTCTGCTCCTAGCTACAGTGCACCGGCACCAAGCTATAGCGCCCCTGCCTATTCTGCTCCTAGCTACAGTGCTCCTTCTTACGCTGTTGTGAGTTACAGTGCACCTTCTTACTCTGCCCCTAGTTACAGTGCACCTGCGTACTCTGCTCCGGCTTACAGTGCTCCAGCCCCTAGCTACAGTGCTCCGGCTTATTCTGCGCCCAGTTATAGCGCACCTGCATATTCTGCTCCTAGCTACAGCGCCCCCGCATACTCTGCCCCCAGTTACAGTGCTCCTGCGCCCAGCTACAGTGCTCCCGCATATTCCGCACCCGCTTACAGTGCTCCAGCACCCAGCTATAGCGCTCCCGCCTACTCCGCTCCCGCTTACAGTGCTCCAGCACCTAGCTACAGTGCGCCTGCTTACAGTGCCCCTGCAGCAAGCTACAGCGCTCCCGCATATTCCGCTCCCGCATACTCCGCTCCAGCTTACAGCGCCCCAGCACCTAGCTACAGTGCCCCTGCATACAGTGCGCCGGCCTACAGTGCCCCTGCACCAAGCTACAGCGCTCCCTCTTACAGTGCTCCCGCATACAGTGCCCCAGCACCAAGCTACAGTGCTCCTGCTTACTCCGCTCCAGCGTACAGTGCCCCGGCATACTCCGCTCCTAGTTACAGTGCCCCAGCCCCTAGCTACAGCGCACCAGCTACGTATGCCCCTGCTAGTTACAGCGCTCCTTCTTACGCTCCTCCCGCATACAGCGCACCATCGTATGCCGCCCCTAGCTACAGTGCCCCGACTTATGCACCAGCCAGTTACAGCGCCCCGTCCTACGCTCCGCCGGCCTACAGCGCACCGGCCTACAGCGCACCGGCCTACAGCGCACCGGCCTACAGTGCACCGGCCTACAGTGCACCGGCCTACAGTGCACCAGCCTACAGCGCACCGGCCGACAACTACGCAGCCGATGACAGCTACAGCGG TGCCGGCAGCTACCCAGCGTCCTCGGTCAGCTACACGTACGTCACGTACATGCCTCCAACGTACTCCGGTGTCAAGGGCTACGAAG GCAAGCAGAAGAAAGGCACCAGGTACGGTGGCTTCGCGGCCACCATCCGATACGATCCCACGTACGAGCCGAACCCCGGATATAAGGCTCCGGGCTGGTACGTGCCCCACGTCAAGAAGTACCTGGCCCGCAAGCGTCGCGACCTCACTCTGCCCAGGTCCGCCCACTACGACGCCCTCGGCGGCAACGAGGGGATGGCTAACCCGATAACCGCACTTTTGACGCACTACTTCTCCCCAGAAGCCTTGCGCGGATACCAATACGCGACGAGGATCAACTACGGCCCGCCCAGACCATCTTACTTCTCGGGCGCCGACGACGAGTTTTATAGAGGAACCCGCGGATATGGTGGATACGGTAGCTTGTCTTTCTAG
- the LOC142807327 gene encoding uncharacterized protein LOC142807327 isoform X1 — MQSFTCILGFFLLPALLAGAADLTRHTPPGLKCTLSPTTCPVCPEDVPSDVCEYGFVARVSALTPFHKAGRRDLCARLRLMSVLVGPEDVVSRSPVVSLKEGCKCTAALNAEDQFYVLLKEVPGVYATKPTELVLDSNVTVLPYTFEQSRALHRQLTECRTAQKRSDYGYGGGSAYTSSSYMVKTIKYYYPAPSYDYAAPSYSAPSYAAPSYAAPSYAMPSYAAPSYAAPAYSAPMYSAPAPSYSAPAYAAPMYSAPAYSAPSYSAPAYAAPMYSAPAPSYSAPAYSAPSYSAPAYSAPSYSAPSYSAPSYSAPAYSAMSYSAPSYSAPAYSAPSYSAPAYSAPSYSAPAYSAPSYSAPAYSAPSYSAPAYSAPSYSAPAYSAPSYSAPAYSAPSYSAPAYSAPSYSAPAYSAPAYSAMSYSAPSYSAPAYSAPSYSAPAYSAPSYSAPAYPAPSYSAPAYSAPSYSAPAYSAPSYSAPAYSAPSYSAPAYSAPSYSAPAYSAPSYSAPSYSAPSYSAPAYSAPSYSAPAYSAPSYSAPAYSAPSYSAPAYSAPSYSAPAPSYSAPAYSAPSYSAPSYAVVSYSAPSYSAPSYSAPAYSAPAYSAPAPSYSAPAYSAPSYSAPAYSAPSYSAPAYSAPSYSAPAPSYSAPAYSAPAYSAPAPSYSAPAYSAPAYSAPAPSYSAPAYSAPAASYSAPAYSAPAYSAPAYSAPAPSYSAPAYSAPAYSAPAPSYSAPSYSAPAYSAPAPSYSAPAYSAPAYSAPAYSAPSYSAPAPSYSAPATYAPASYSAPSYAPPAYSAPSYAAPSYSAPTYAPASYSAPSYAPPAYSAPAYSAPAYSAPAYSAPAYSAPAYSAPAYSAPADNYAADDSYSGAGSYPASSVSYTYVTYMPPTYSGVKGYEGKQKKGTRYGGFAATIRYDPTYEPNPGYKAPGWYVPHVKKYLARKRRDLTLPRSAHYDALGGNEGMANPITALLTHYFSPEALRGYQYATRINYGPPRPSYFSGADDEFYRGTRGYGGYGSLSF; from the exons CCGGTCGGCGGGATCTGTGCGCACGGCTGAGGCTCATGTCTGTGCTCGTTGGACCTGAGGATGTGGTCTCCAGGAGTCCCGTGGTGTCCCTCAAGGAAGGATGCAAGTGCACAGCAGCCCTTAATG CCGAGGACCAGTTCTACGTGCTGCTCAAGGAGGTGCCGGGCGTCTACGCCACCAAGCCGACGGAGCTGGTTCTGGACTCCAACGTGACCGTGCTGCCGTACACGTTCGAGCAGTCCAGGGCGCTCCACCGCCAGCTGACCGAGTGCAGGACGGCACAAAAGCGAAGCGACTACGGCTACGGCGGAGGTAGTGCCTACACCTCCTCCTCGTATATGGTCAAGACGATCAAGTACTACTACCCCGCACCCTCGTACG ATTATGCCGCGCCGAGCTACTCGGCCCCAAGCTATGCTGCACCAAGTTACGCCGCCCCGAGCTACGCTATGCCAAGTTATGCAGCTCCGTCATACGCTGCCCCCGCCTATTCCGCCCCTATGTACAGCGCACCGGCACCAAGCTATAGCGCACCAGCATACGCCGCACCTATGTACAGTGCTCCCGCCTATTCCGCCCCTAGCTACAGTGCCCCAGCCTATGCCGCCCCTATGTACAGCGCACCGGCTCCTAGCTACAGTGCTCCCGCGTATTCTGCTCCTAGCTACAGTGCCCCTGCGTACTCCGCTCCTAGTTACAGTGCTCCGTCATACTCAGCCCCGAGTTACAGTGCCCCGGCTTACTCGGCCATGAGTTACAGCGCACCTAGCTACAGCGCACCCGCTTACTCTGCCCCTAGCTACAGCGCCCCCGCTTACTCGGCCCCCAGTTACAGCGCCCCCGCCTACTCTGCTCCAAGCTACAGCGCCCCCGCCTACTCTGCTCCAAGCTACAGTGCCCCTGCTTACTCTGCTCCCAGCTACAGTGCCCCTGCTTACTCTGCACCCAGCTACAGTGCTCCCGCCTACTCTGCTCCCAGCTACAGTGCTCCCGCTTATTCTGCCCCTAGTTACAGTGCCCCCGCTTACTCTGCACCTGCTTACTCCGCCATGAGTTACAGCGCACCTAGTTACAGCGCTCCTGCCTACTCTGCCCCTAGTTACAGTGCTCCTGCCTACTCTGCACCAAGCTACAGTGCCCCTGCTTACCCTGCACCCAGCTACAGTGCCCCTGCTTACTCTGCACCCAGCTACAGTGCCCCCGCCTACTCTGCACCCAGCTACAGTGCCCCCGCCTACTCTGCCCCCAGCTACAGTGCCCCCGCTTATTCGGCACCTAGCTACAGCGCCCCCGCCTACTCTGCACCCAGCTACAGTGCCCCCTCTTATTCTGCACCTAGCTATAGTGCCCCCGCTTACTCTGCACCCAGCTACAGTGCTCCTGCTTATTCTGCCCCTAGTTACAGTGCCCCCGCCTACTCTGCACCCAGCTACAGTGCTCCTGCATACTCTGCTCCTAGCTACAGTGCACCGGCACCAAGCTATAGCGCCCCTGCCTATTCTGCTCCTAGCTACAGTGCTCCTTCTTACGCTGTTGTGAGTTACAGTGCACCTTCTTACTCTGCCCCTAGTTACAGTGCACCTGCGTACTCTGCTCCGGCTTACAGTGCTCCAGCCCCTAGCTACAGTGCTCCGGCTTATTCTGCGCCCAGTTATAGCGCACCTGCATATTCTGCTCCTAGCTACAGCGCCCCCGCATACTCTGCCCCCAGTTACAGTGCTCCTGCGCCCAGCTACAGTGCTCCCGCATATTCCGCACCCGCTTACAGTGCTCCAGCACCCAGCTATAGCGCTCCCGCCTACTCCGCTCCCGCTTACAGTGCTCCAGCACCTAGCTACAGTGCGCCTGCTTACAGTGCCCCTGCAGCAAGCTACAGCGCTCCCGCATATTCCGCTCCCGCATACTCCGCTCCAGCTTACAGCGCCCCAGCACCTAGCTACAGTGCCCCTGCATACAGTGCGCCGGCCTACAGTGCCCCTGCACCAAGCTACAGCGCTCCCTCTTACAGTGCTCCCGCATACAGTGCCCCAGCACCAAGCTACAGTGCTCCTGCTTACTCCGCTCCAGCGTACAGTGCCCCGGCATACTCCGCTCCTAGTTACAGTGCCCCAGCCCCTAGCTACAGCGCACCAGCTACGTATGCCCCTGCTAGTTACAGCGCTCCTTCTTACGCTCCTCCCGCATACAGCGCACCATCGTATGCCGCCCCTAGCTACAGTGCCCCGACTTATGCACCAGCCAGTTACAGCGCCCCGTCCTACGCTCCGCCGGCCTACAGCGCACCGGCCTACAGCGCACCGGCCTACAGCGCACCGGCCTACAGTGCACCGGCCTACAGTGCACCGGCCTACAGTGCACCAGCCTACAGCGCACCGGCCGACAACTACGCAGCCGATGACAGCTACAGCGG TGCCGGCAGCTACCCAGCGTCCTCGGTCAGCTACACGTACGTCACGTACATGCCTCCAACGTACTCCGGTGTCAAGGGCTACGAAG GCAAGCAGAAGAAAGGCACCAGGTACGGTGGCTTCGCGGCCACCATCCGATACGATCCCACGTACGAGCCGAACCCCGGATATAAGGCTCCGGGCTGGTACGTGCCCCACGTCAAGAAGTACCTGGCCCGCAAGCGTCGCGACCTCACTCTGCCCAGGTCCGCCCACTACGACGCCCTCGGCGGCAACGAGGGGATGGCTAACCCGATAACCGCACTTTTGACGCACTACTTCTCCCCAGAAGCCTTGCGCGGATACCAATACGCGACGAGGATCAACTACGGCCCGCCCAGACCATCTTACTTCTCGGGCGCCGACGACGAGTTTTATAGAGGAACCCGCGGATATGGTGGATACGGTAGCTTGTCTTTCTAG